TGTGATGCATTGTTTGATTTCTGTCACAATTATGATTAAAGATGCTGCTCTGCTTGATGGCTGTTATGATACTGTTAGAATTTGTTGTTTGGTTCTGATGAATGAGTTTTCATTGATTGAGTATTCTGATATGAATTGGAATCATTCCTTGCCCTCTGTGGGATTGGGTTTTGAGTAATGCCTCTTTTGTTGTCAGGTTTTAGATAGGATACACTCGTTGGGTGATTAATAAGGGATTAATGTCTATGGCGGCGGTGGTGGAGGCGAGGAAGGCCCCGCGGCCGGGAAAGGGCGGTTACGAAGCGCACGGCCTGAGCGAGGAAGAAGCGCGTGTTCGAGCAATCGCTGAGATCGTGAACTCCATGGTAGACCTCTCCCACAAGGGCCAGAACGTGGACCTCAACGCCGTAAAGTCTGCAGCGTGCCGCAAGTACGGCCTCGCACGCGCGCCTAAGCTCGTGGAGATGATAGCCGCGCTCCCCGATGCGGAGCGCGAAACTCTCCTCCCCAAGCTCCGTGCCAAACCCGTCCGCACCGCCTCCGGAATCGCCGTAGTTGCCGTCATGTCCAAACCGCACCGCTGCCCGCACATCGCCACCACCGGGAACATCTGCGTTTACTGCCCTGGCGGTCCCGACTCCGACTTCGAGTACAGTACTCAGTCCTACACCGGTTACGAACCAACCAGCATGCGCGCGATTCGTGCGAGGTAGGGTTATGGTGCTGTTGTCTTTTAGTTTAGGGGTTAGgcttgttttattttgtatacaaACTCTTGTGCTAATTTTTTGCGTTGTGGAACTTGAACTAGGTATAATCCATATGTTCAGGCAAGGAGTAGGATAGATCAGCTTAAGCGTTTGGGTCATAGCGTAGACAAGGTTTGGAGCTCATTTTTATCTCTGGAATAGTCCAATTCAAGTGCATGAAATTAGTGTAGATGTACTGTTTAAGTTTCTTATAATTATGGTCATTGTTTTCAGGTTGAGTTTATCTTAATGGGTGGTACCTTCATGTCTCTTCCAGCTGATTACCGTGATTACTTTATAAGAAATCTTCACGATGCTTTGTCTGGGCATACTTCAGTCAATGTGGAAGAGGCAGTAGCTTACTCTGAGCATGGAGCAACCAAATGTATTGGCATGACAATTGAAACGTAAGTTGTCTTTTAAGTAATTACATCTGCATTAAATGTGAATGTTTTGAGCCGTGGTCTGCTGGTCATGTGCAGTTGTAAATGAATGATGTTCATTTGTCTTTTCTTTTggttaatataaataatacatcCTTTGCAgatcaacattttttttgtgCAGCGATTAAAATGATATACTCAATATGAAAAGTTATAACTCAGATAGACTGGTgcaattatgaaatttttaggGTGTTTCTGCATTTCTTGTTTGTGCATATCTGTAATTAAGTTAGTGGAAACATATTGGGAAATCTACATGGCAATAGTGTGCCGTAACACATCTATGATGAGCTTATCAAGTTTGTGCTTCATAATTTATCAGGAGGCCAGATTATTGTCTTGGGCCTCACTTGCGCCAAATGCTTTCTTATGGTTGTACACGATTGGAGATTGGAGTCCAAAGCACCTATGAGGATGTTGCCCGAGACACAAACAGAGGACACACTGTAGCTGCTGTAGCTGATTGCTTTTCCTTGGCTAAAGATGCTGGTTTCAAGGTTTCTTACTCTTATTTAAATCTATACATTCAGTAGAAAGCATTACTTTGTCCTGACCAACCATTCCCCTATGTGTCTCTCTGCTGCAtcttttttatacaaatatattgaTACATATTTCTGGTCATGTATTTTGAATCAACTTTTACTGCACTCATCATATTTGTATAGACTATAACTGGAACAAGTTTTAGATAGATTTATTAGTATGATAAGCCAACTTAGGCGCTACAAATAGTCGACATTTCTGTAGTTGTATTTCCTTTTACACCGAGGTCTAGGTTAGTCATGTATCAtgaattttatccaattttcccCTTTTGTAATTTGGTTTATGCTTATTTTCTCCGGCTTTTGCTTTAGGTTGTTGCTCACATGATGCCTGATCTTCCAAATGTTGGTGTTGAGAGGGACATGGAAAGTTTTCGGGAGTTTTTTGAGAGCCCCTTGTTTAGAGCAGATGGGCTTAAAATATATCCTACACTTGTAATTCGTGGAACAGGGCTTTATGAGCTCTGGAAAACTGGCAggtatttcaaatatttatttttattggacTACTTCGTTTCcagaactttttaatttttctcttttttctttaaaaaattaaactgttCTGTAGAAGATAAAAAATCATTACTAAAATTGTAGGTATAGAAATTATCCACCAGAGCAACTTGTGGACATCATAGCAAGGATCCTTGCAATGGTACCACCATGGACACGTGTTTATAGAGTTCAGCGGGATATTCCTATGCCTTTGGTTACCTCCGGGGTTGAGAAAGGGAATTTGAGGGAGCTAGCATTAGCTCGAATGGAAGACTTGGGATTGAAATGTCGTGATGTTCGGACCAGGGAAGCTGGAATCCAGGTTATTGTGCAGAGCTGATTTTGTTTGGGAATTTTGTGTAACAAAGACTGCTGACACAATTTATTTTCTGATACCATTTTGGAGCAACCCACAAACATTTTCTATCTCTCTGTAGGATATTCACCACCAAATTAGGCCAGAGGAGGTGGAGCTTGTTCGGCGTGATTATATGGCAAATGAGGGTTGGGAAACATTTCTATCATATGAAGATACACGACAAGTAGTTTGATCTcccttcctttttctttattgCTTGTGCCTTTTTCCCTCTTTAATTGTGAATCAAACCTGTTGTCGAAACACAGCAATGACCTTGAGCAAACTCTGTTCTTGCAAACAGGATATCCTTGTTGGTTTGTTGCGTCTGCGAAAATGTGGCCGCAATACTACATGTCCAGAGCTTATGGGGAAGTGTTCAATTGTTCGTGAACTCCATGTTTATGGGACTGCCGTACCAGTTCATGGACGGGATGCTGACAAGCTACAACACCAGGTAATACTGTGTTGCACATATGGAGAGGACATGCAACTTGAATAGAAATTTTCAGTCTGATTATTTTTGCTGACACAATTTTAGAATCTGCAAGCTGCCAAGTTTGTTTATGTAAAACTCTTTAGAGGAATGCTGATGATATTCATTCATACTGTGGCTTTTTTATATGTAATCACATGTCCTTTTTCTATTCTCTTGCTTGACCTAGTTTGGACCAAAACTATTGTTAACAGGGTTATGGTACACTTTTAATGGAGGAGGCAGAGCGTATTGCTTGCAGAGAACACAGATCAACAAAAATAGCTGTAATTTCAGGGGTGGGCACACGCCATTATTACAGGAAACTGGGATATGAGCTTGAAGGACCTTACATGGTGAAATATTTAGCGAAATAACACACTAGTTAATTCTTATGTAATTTTGTAGCATAAGttaattatatgtttcattTGCCAATCAAAAGACATTCATTTGTGCAGAGGTTCCCTAACGCCCCCTCCCCCCAATTCTCTCTCGGCTAGGTTTCTTGAGATTTATTCAATATCTTTATTATACGTATCTTTTGAAGTTGGTATTCACTTTCTTGTACAAGTTTGTCACCATAGAGATGTCTCCACTTGCTATCTTATAATCTCTTTTGGGTGAATGGACATGTTTTTAATAATGAAGAgacctaatttaattttatattaattttatctgAACTCGGAAAATTCTTGGTCTGTTTGGTTAGAGGAAGGGAAGCGAGAgagttaattttgtttgtttggttgtgagagaatgaaagaaataattttaaaattagagggatctatacttttttattaaatcaatcCAATTATCCAATATTTTcagagtttttttcttttatttttcaaatttcttcaAAGCTTtttgaaacttaattaaatagctatattcaattttgttccgtgtattttttttcaacttgttttttgtttttcagaaTTTCTTACTTCAAATCAAATGTCATTTGTTGATCACGAAggattaattaatcaattttagtATTCCATTAAACGATAGATATTTTTCAGTacgtgttttttttatttagtactTGAATATCGAAGTTCTTGTACATGTTTAAGAGAGGTAAAATAATCTACAAACCACGTCAAATTATGCTAGTTATAAGAAATTTGcattgtaatgttttttttagtattcGAAATATTGATTAGAGTAATTTGAAAGATTCTCATATTTTCTGCCCCAATTCTAGTTTAAAAATCGATATAGATTAGTTTTAGAATAATGTTTGAATAGTAAAAGTCACATCAGCACAAATTTGAGATTTGGTGGTGAGATTTTGAATATCTTGAATATCTTGCTGTGGTGATAAATGAGTGAACTACGACATAGAATTTGTTATTGTAttaaatattgaagaaaaagcaacatagaaatataataaaatttaataacttattttgttttatttcttttaaccatttcaatttcataaatttatttttaaaagaccaactttttaaaaataatttaatgagttttttctattgaataaatgtaatatttctccttataattcattttactccttttattttgtttcttttttcttgtttttgaagCTTGTTTTTACTGAGTATTCTAACCACTTCTATCACTTCTGGCACTTAAGTATTTTAGCTACTCTTAACATCCTTAGACAATTTTGATATCTACCTGATATGTTACCTAGTTGAGTATCATCCATTCTTTGTTGCAAGTGTTTTAGTTCTCTCAAGAACATACCACAAATCCACAACAGATGTTTAACTCTCAATGAGAGGATATGTTTACGATTACAATCTGACACTTGTATATTGATCTTTAATCTTCATGCTTGTGCTtgctctttttctcttctctttagTGAAGTTGTTCCTTTTATTAGAGAAACATCAAACAATGTAAGCGTGAAGAGTAGTAAAGTGAATACTTgctctttttatcttcttttctcttcttcaatGAAGTTGTTTCCTTCGATTGATAAGATGCATATGAAGCAGGCGTTGAACATCAATATTGTTGATCATTTAGCTGATTTTGATTTATATGCTCCTTCTCTTCTCTATTTTCTCTAGATGGAAGAGCTTCAGATGATGTGTATGAGTTTGGTCCTCTCCTTCccttttatatttatcaaataaaggGGAGAAAAGAGATACACACATCAACATCTAGGAGCATGTACTCAGGGGGAGTACGTCAGACCATAGGATAAAATATAATAGCACAAAATCAGAGGGAGTCTTCAGATTCTTAGAAGTTCATGCATAACTTTGTACACGTTTATGTAATATGTTTATGTGTATAAATATcagttcatttatttattttgtgctTTGATTTTAGTCTTTTCTTTACCTTGTGTTCTGATTGTTTACCATGCCTTGATTATTTggcctttatttattttaattgtttagaaCACTAATCCGCATGCATTAGACAAAAcaataagaaatataaattcgCAAAATGATTAAAcaactaaaaactttaaatgATTCATAATTGCACCTCTGTGTTGAacgaaaaaaaatcatatcgTTTAgatgtatttgttaaacataaaaaaaggagagattgttaagacaaaatcatcTATAAGACTAATAAGTCTAAACACTctcatatgttttgaagtttaacaaaacaacattaaacgaAAAGAGAATATAAAAATGTCATCACTAAATTATCAAGATAACAAAAACTTAAATGTTAAGCTCAAAATCTCTAAATACCTAGTAACATAGGAAAGCCTTAGAAAAACACTTATGCCTAAACGAGACATTATACTAAACGATTCCCAAAGTTAAAGTGTCTATGAGAGTTGTGCTAAAAGCAAAAGTTATATTGTTCCAAATGGTAATCAGTCAAACTCTCAAAAAGAATGTAAAAGTGTCGAGACAATGTTTTTGGTAAAAGCCCTTTAAAAGTCTCAATCAATATTCCAAACACTTATAGAGGACAAACTTGCTAAAACGATCTAGCTGAAGGAAGCATAATATTAAAGCGTTTATAATAGACTAgacgataccatgagctaaaccTCCTATTTTATCCAACGATGAAGTTCTTAATCAACGACTGGTATCTTTATAGAAaagcttaaatgataaaatgttgTAGAAAACGTAAAAAGAACTTTGTTGTTCTaaacaagcattaaatgtcattaaatgcttaactttcaaaaacaacaaaaatgataagAGAAAAAACATATCTCTTTCATGCATATCTACTTTATTTTATGGAGATTAAATAATACATGCATCCACCTcctttattcaaaatatataagaagTGGATGTTagagacaaagaagacattcatGGAATGTTCTCTGCATAGGATGACAAGAATTATGTAATATTATGTATtccatttaatatattataaacattttGACATTTTTCTTAGGtcaagataaaatttattattaaaactctGGTAATTGtatggaaaaaaattaattgagaaaAGTTACAAGAAAACTTAAGAATTCATTGATTCCTAACTACTCGCCAAACAAGCTACTCGCTCACCCAGTGAGTATACACTCGTCCAGTCTAAAACTCTCTAGAAAAACACTTTCCTATTCGCCTAGCAAGTCATTTGCTCGTCCAACGactctgcataatctgcagaacttCAAAACTTCACCAAAAGCACCCTCTCAACATCACTTGACCTCTTTTAGGTACTTTTACCAATTTCAATCACTTCCATTTGATAATCTAAGCAACAACTGACCTATCTAAGCATATATAATTCAACTATAATCAgttctaaacttattttgtaaaaaaattgtaacttaAACCAATTAAAACCTCAACCTATAAACCATAACTCAAATCTACCACTTTTAACCCATAACTCAGCCATTTAGGAATTTGACCAAGTCACAAATGACCTAAAAACATACCTCAAACACTCCATTTTACCTCAGTCTTCttgattttaaaattcactACTCCAAATCCCTAAAATACACTTAAACAACTTTGCAAACATGCCAAAATGACTACCGCTTCATTCTTAAACACATATCAATTAATTATCATCTCAAACAAGTTACAAATGACCAAATTAACTGTCCTAAACCACAAATTCTTACCTTAGACCAATATTTAAGACAATTACCTCTCAAACCTCTATTTTAGATCAAAATTGACTTATAACTCTACTCACACCTTTCCTCTTAACATTTCAACCAAAATTAACACAATACAATCATACCAACCACATTCACAAGGTTACTCCAAGTTTACACAAAATTGACACAAAGAATCAAGCATCATACCATTCATTATCCTCAATCAAACACAATTAACACAAAAACGAGCATTTTAGACATGGCCAACCGTATACAATAACATACATACCAAAAATCACAATTTCATACATTATAATCCAATTTAAAGACAAACAATAGCTTCTCTTACCTTATACTGAAGCTACTAAGCTCTATAAACGTCGAAACCCTTACTTTCGACTCAAGGAATCCTAAAAATGCTTACAAACCGtgaaattgaaatcaaattaagacCTTAGAATCACTGATCAATAAGgaacaagaaaagaaaggtGGACGACACATGCGTTACCCCTAAGCTAGAAATTTTAGGAATAGAACaacgaaaagaaaaatgaacatACCTCACACTTCTTAGGCACTTTCTGATCAAACAGATTATTAAGAGTCATATACCTTAGaaagagaaggtagagaaacttaaaaaatgaatttttagagagagtttatgttttaagtaatgtgacgagtttaaaatattttatttacattattaaattattttaaaaataaaatacttggTTTTTAAAGTATTTATCAATTCTAATACTCATATTTATaagttcttacaaaatatatatattttatttgtgtgagactggaataaaaatatttattatttttgaaaattgaaaacatatttatatcaattaaaatataccCAAGTATATACTTTAAAACAATACAACAATATAagaatgtgatttttttatgacACTTGGATTATAACCCCAACTAATAAACTTTTACTAAAATTACATGTTTTTGCAGTGAAGgttctaattaaatttttaaagatttttttaatgtcaCGTATAAACATGTTGTTGcaatataaacataaacatggggatatttaaaataagtaaatcatgtttgaaaaaaaaacttgttaaaatcTTAGTCTAAACATATTCAAAGTCATGTAATTATcgatatcattttataattgaaaaaatatctcaaatttcatattatatatatatatatatatatatatatatatatatatatatatatatatatatatatatatatatatatatatatatatatatatatatatatatatatatatatatatatatatatatatatatatatatgctttacaTTTAACAAAAGGACAATAACAATAATGTTCATATACTCCAGAAACTAAACTCAAATtacaagtaaaaataattactttcaCAACATGtcaatcaaattatttaaataactattacTTTAAGAGTTATATTTCATcttcttaaaatatatgttaaaaatgattttattattaaactaatatattaaaataataataaacagaaagatatatataattcttttaaagttACACATCCAACTCAATTTAGATTTTAACTTAAATCAGAAGTGCAATAACTAAAGCTTTTTattctatcaattttacaatatataaatttaaacttcaCCTTGTACATTAAATTAAGCATAAGCTTAACATGAAGTATCTTTACATTTTTAagactttgaaaaaaaatgtaaataatataaaattagaccTAGATTTTATAGCACATCAAATAAACTCATTATTGCATCTCATTCtatatagtaaataaaatgCTATAT
This window of the Vigna angularis cultivar LongXiaoDou No.4 chromosome 7, ASM1680809v1, whole genome shotgun sequence genome carries:
- the LOC108338639 gene encoding elongator complex protein 3; this translates as MSMAAVVEARKAPRPGKGGYEAHGLSEEEARVRAIAEIVNSMVDLSHKGQNVDLNAVKSAACRKYGLARAPKLVEMIAALPDAERETLLPKLRAKPVRTASGIAVVAVMSKPHRCPHIATTGNICVYCPGGPDSDFEYSTQSYTGYEPTSMRAIRARYNPYVQARSRIDQLKRLGHSVDKVEFILMGGTFMSLPADYRDYFIRNLHDALSGHTSVNVEEAVAYSEHGATKCIGMTIETRPDYCLGPHLRQMLSYGCTRLEIGVQSTYEDVARDTNRGHTVAAVADCFSLAKDAGFKVVAHMMPDLPNVGVERDMESFREFFESPLFRADGLKIYPTLVIRGTGLYELWKTGRYRNYPPEQLVDIIARILAMVPPWTRVYRVQRDIPMPLVTSGVEKGNLRELALARMEDLGLKCRDVRTREAGIQDIHHQIRPEEVELVRRDYMANEGWETFLSYEDTRQDILVGLLRLRKCGRNTTCPELMGKCSIVRELHVYGTAVPVHGRDADKLQHQGYGTLLMEEAERIACREHRSTKIAVISGVGTRHYYRKLGYELEGPYMVKYLAK